The Vulpes lagopus strain Blue_001 chromosome 6, ASM1834538v1, whole genome shotgun sequence genome has a segment encoding these proteins:
- the BDKRB2 gene encoding B2 bradykinin receptor isoform X1 — translation MFSAWKRPMFLSFHEDPVPTTASLSTEMFNSTSQDLMPTLNGTLPSPCVYPEWWNWLNTIQAPFLWVLFILAALENLFVLSIFCLHKSSCTVAEIYLGNLALADLILAFGLPFWAITIANNFDWLFGEVLCRVVNTMLYMNLYSSICFLMLVSIDRYLALVKTMSMGRMRGVRWAKLYSLVIWGCTLLLSSPMLAFRTMKEYRDEGYNVTACIIIYPSRIWEVFTNVLLNFVGFLLPLTVITFCTVQIMQVLRNNEMQKFKEIQTERKATVLVLAVLLLFVICWLPFQISTFLDTLLRLDILSGCRDEHLVDVFTQIASYVAYSNSCLNPLVYVIVGKRFRKKSREVFRGLCQKGGCVLESNKMDNSMGTLRTSVSVERQIHKLPEWAENSQ, via the exons ATGTTCTCTGCCTGGAAGAGACCCATGTTCCTGTCTTTTCATGAGGACCCTGTGCCCACTACAGCCTCTCTCAG CACTGAAATGTTCAACAGCACCTCGCAAGACCTCATGCCCACTCTCAATGGGACCCTGCCCAGTCCCTGCGTCTACCCCGAGTGGTGGAACTGGCTTAACACCATCCAGGCCCCCTTCCTCTGGGTCCTGTTCATACTGGCGGCCCTCGAGAACCTCTTCGTCCTCAGCATCTTCTGCCTCCACAAGAGCAGCTGCACGGTGGCTGAGATCTACCTGGGCAACCTGGCCCTGGCAGACCTGATCCTGGCCTTCGGGCTGCCCTTCTGGGCCATCACCATCGCCAACAACTTCGACTGGCTCTTCGGGGAGGTGCTGTGCCGCGTGGTGAACACCATGCTCTACATGAACCTCTACAGCAGCATCTGCTTCCTGATGCTGGTGAGCATCGACCGCTACCTGGCCCTGGTGAAAACCATGTCCATGGGCCGGATGCGCGGGGTACGCTGGGCCAAGCTCTACAGCCTGGTGATCTGGGGGTGCACGCTGCTCCTGAGCTCGCCCATGCTGGCCTTCCGGACCATGAAGGAGTACAGAGACGAGGGCTACAACGTCACCGCCTGCATCATCATCTACCCGTCCCGCATCTGGGAAGTGTTCACCAACGTCCTCCTGAACTTCGTGGGCTTCCTGCTGCCCCTGACCGTCATCACCTTCTGCACGGTGCAGATTATGCAGGTGCTGCGGAACAACGAGATGCAGAAGTTCAAGGAGATCCAGACGGAGAGGAAGGCCACGGTGCTGGTCCTGGCCGTGCTGCTGCTCTTCGTCATCTGCTGGCTGCCCTTCCAGATCAGCACCTTCCTGGACACGCTGCTGCGCCTCGACATCCTGTCCGGCTGCCGGGATGAGCACCTGGTGGATGTCTTCACGCAGATCGCCTCCTACGTGGCCTACAGCAACAGCTGCCTCAACCCGCTGGTGTACGTGATCGTGGGCAAGCGCTTCCGCAAGAAGTCCCGGGAGGTGTTCCGGGGACTGTGCCAGAAAGGGGGCTGCGTCCTGGAGTCCAACAAGATGGACAACTCCATGGGCACCCTGCGGACCTCCGTCTCGGTGGAGCGCCAGATTCACAAACTGCCCGAGTGGGCAGAGAACAGCCAGTGA
- the BDKRB2 gene encoding B2 bradykinin receptor isoform X2, with protein sequence MFNSTSQDLMPTLNGTLPSPCVYPEWWNWLNTIQAPFLWVLFILAALENLFVLSIFCLHKSSCTVAEIYLGNLALADLILAFGLPFWAITIANNFDWLFGEVLCRVVNTMLYMNLYSSICFLMLVSIDRYLALVKTMSMGRMRGVRWAKLYSLVIWGCTLLLSSPMLAFRTMKEYRDEGYNVTACIIIYPSRIWEVFTNVLLNFVGFLLPLTVITFCTVQIMQVLRNNEMQKFKEIQTERKATVLVLAVLLLFVICWLPFQISTFLDTLLRLDILSGCRDEHLVDVFTQIASYVAYSNSCLNPLVYVIVGKRFRKKSREVFRGLCQKGGCVLESNKMDNSMGTLRTSVSVERQIHKLPEWAENSQ encoded by the coding sequence ATGTTCAACAGCACCTCGCAAGACCTCATGCCCACTCTCAATGGGACCCTGCCCAGTCCCTGCGTCTACCCCGAGTGGTGGAACTGGCTTAACACCATCCAGGCCCCCTTCCTCTGGGTCCTGTTCATACTGGCGGCCCTCGAGAACCTCTTCGTCCTCAGCATCTTCTGCCTCCACAAGAGCAGCTGCACGGTGGCTGAGATCTACCTGGGCAACCTGGCCCTGGCAGACCTGATCCTGGCCTTCGGGCTGCCCTTCTGGGCCATCACCATCGCCAACAACTTCGACTGGCTCTTCGGGGAGGTGCTGTGCCGCGTGGTGAACACCATGCTCTACATGAACCTCTACAGCAGCATCTGCTTCCTGATGCTGGTGAGCATCGACCGCTACCTGGCCCTGGTGAAAACCATGTCCATGGGCCGGATGCGCGGGGTACGCTGGGCCAAGCTCTACAGCCTGGTGATCTGGGGGTGCACGCTGCTCCTGAGCTCGCCCATGCTGGCCTTCCGGACCATGAAGGAGTACAGAGACGAGGGCTACAACGTCACCGCCTGCATCATCATCTACCCGTCCCGCATCTGGGAAGTGTTCACCAACGTCCTCCTGAACTTCGTGGGCTTCCTGCTGCCCCTGACCGTCATCACCTTCTGCACGGTGCAGATTATGCAGGTGCTGCGGAACAACGAGATGCAGAAGTTCAAGGAGATCCAGACGGAGAGGAAGGCCACGGTGCTGGTCCTGGCCGTGCTGCTGCTCTTCGTCATCTGCTGGCTGCCCTTCCAGATCAGCACCTTCCTGGACACGCTGCTGCGCCTCGACATCCTGTCCGGCTGCCGGGATGAGCACCTGGTGGATGTCTTCACGCAGATCGCCTCCTACGTGGCCTACAGCAACAGCTGCCTCAACCCGCTGGTGTACGTGATCGTGGGCAAGCGCTTCCGCAAGAAGTCCCGGGAGGTGTTCCGGGGACTGTGCCAGAAAGGGGGCTGCGTCCTGGAGTCCAACAAGATGGACAACTCCATGGGCACCCTGCGGACCTCCGTCTCGGTGGAGCGCCAGATTCACAAACTGCCCGAGTGGGCAGAGAACAGCCAGTGA